One window of Phocoena phocoena chromosome 13, mPhoPho1.1, whole genome shotgun sequence genomic DNA carries:
- the ENOSF1 gene encoding mitochondrial enolase superfamily member 1 isoform X1, which translates to MVRGRISRLSVRDVRFPTSLGGHGSDAMHTDPDYSAAYVVLETDAEDGLKGYGITFTLGKGTEVVVCAVNALAPHLLNKDLGDIVGDFRGFYRQLTSDSQLRWIGPEKGVVHLATSAVLNAVWDLWAKQEGKPLWKLLVDMDPRKLVSCLDFRYITDVLTEEEAYEILQKGQVGKKEREEQMLAHGYPAYTTSCAWLGYSDTTLKQLCSKALEDGWTRFKVKVGADLQDDIRRCRLIRNMIGPEKTLMMDANQRWDVPEAVEWVAKLAEFKPLWIEEPTSPDDILGHATISKALVPLGIGVATGEQCHNRVIFKQLLQAKALQFLQIDSCRLGSVNENLSVLLMAKKFDIPVCPHAGGVGLCELVQHLIIFDFISVSASLKDRMCEYVDHLHEHFKYPVIIKKASYMPPKDAGYSTEMKEESVKKHQYPDGEVWEKLLAAQGN; encoded by the exons CACACAGACCCTGATTACTCAGCTGCCTACGTTGTCTTGGAGACGGATGCGGAAGATGGACTCAAGGGCTACGGAATCACCTTCACTCTGGGGAAAGGCACTGAAGTTG TTGTCTGTGCTGTGAATGCCCTGGCCCCCCACCTGCTTAACAAGGACCTCGGGGACATTGTTGGTGATTTCAGAGGCTTCTACAGACAGCTCACGAGCGACAGCCAGCTCAGATGG ATCGGTCCCGAGAAGGGTGTGGTGCATCTGGCCACGTCGGCCGTTCTCAATGCCGTGTGGGACCTGTGGGCCAAGCAGGAGGGAAAG CCTCTGTGGAAGTTACTTGTTGACATG GACCCCAGGAAGCTGGTATCCTGCCTAGATTTTAGGTACATCACTGACGTCCTGACAGAGGAGGAAGCCTATG aaatcCTGCAGAAAGGTCAAGTTGGGAAAAAAGAGCGAG AAGAGCAAATGCTGGCGCACGGCTACCCCGCCTACACCACGTCGTGTGCCTGGCTGGGCTACTCGGACACCACGCTGAAGCAA CTCTGCAGCAAGGCGCTGGAGGACGGCTGGACCAG GTTTAAGGTAAAAGTTGGTGCTGATCTCCAGGATGACATCCGTAGATGCCGACTCATCAGAAACATGATCGGCCCTGAGAAGACGCTG ATGATGGATGCCAACCAGCGCTGGGATGTGCCCGAGGCCGTGGAGTGGGTGGCGAAGCTGGCGGAGTTCAAGCCCCTGTGGATTGAGGAGCCCACCTCCCCTGATGACATTCTGGGGCATGCCACCATTTCCAAG GCACTGGTCCCCCTGGGAATTGGCGTTGCCACCGGAGAACAG TGCCACAATAGAGTGATATTTAAGCAACTCCTACAGGCAAAAGCCCTGCAGTTTCTCCAGATCGACAGCTGCAGGCTGGGGAGTGTAAACGAGAACCTCTCAGTGCTGCTGATGGCCAAAAAGTTTGACA TTCCTGTGTGCCCGCATGCTGGTGGAGTTGGCCTCTGTGAACTGGTGCAGCACCTGATTATATTTGACTTCATATCAGTCTCTGCAAGCCTCAAAGACAG GATGTGTGAATACGTCGACCACCTTCACGAGCACTTCAAGTACCCCGTGATAATCAAGAAGGCTTCCTACATGCCTCCTAAG GATGCTGGTTATTcaacagaaatgaaggaggaaTCTGTAAAGAAACACCAGTATCCAGATGGCGAAGTTTGGGAGAAGCTCCTTGCTGCTCAAGGGAATTAG
- the ENOSF1 gene encoding mitochondrial enolase superfamily member 1 isoform X2, whose protein sequence is MVRGRISRLSVRDVRFPTSLGGHGSDAMHTDPDYSAAYVVLETDAEDGLKGYGITFTLGKGTEVVVCAVNALAPHLLNKDLGDIVGDFRGFYRQLTSDSQLRWIGPEKGVVHLATSAVLNAVWDLWAKQEGKPLWKLLVDMDPRKLVSCLDFRYITDVLTEEEAYEILQKGQVGKKEREEQMLAHGYPAYTTSCAWLGYSDTTLKQLCSKALEDGWTRFKVKVGADLQDDIRRCRLIRNMIGPEKTLMMDANQRWDVPEAVEWVAKLAEFKPLWIEEPTSPDDILGHATISKCHNRVIFKQLLQAKALQFLQIDSCRLGSVNENLSVLLMAKKFDIPVCPHAGGVGLCELVQHLIIFDFISVSASLKDRMCEYVDHLHEHFKYPVIIKKASYMPPKDAGYSTEMKEESVKKHQYPDGEVWEKLLAAQGN, encoded by the exons CACACAGACCCTGATTACTCAGCTGCCTACGTTGTCTTGGAGACGGATGCGGAAGATGGACTCAAGGGCTACGGAATCACCTTCACTCTGGGGAAAGGCACTGAAGTTG TTGTCTGTGCTGTGAATGCCCTGGCCCCCCACCTGCTTAACAAGGACCTCGGGGACATTGTTGGTGATTTCAGAGGCTTCTACAGACAGCTCACGAGCGACAGCCAGCTCAGATGG ATCGGTCCCGAGAAGGGTGTGGTGCATCTGGCCACGTCGGCCGTTCTCAATGCCGTGTGGGACCTGTGGGCCAAGCAGGAGGGAAAG CCTCTGTGGAAGTTACTTGTTGACATG GACCCCAGGAAGCTGGTATCCTGCCTAGATTTTAGGTACATCACTGACGTCCTGACAGAGGAGGAAGCCTATG aaatcCTGCAGAAAGGTCAAGTTGGGAAAAAAGAGCGAG AAGAGCAAATGCTGGCGCACGGCTACCCCGCCTACACCACGTCGTGTGCCTGGCTGGGCTACTCGGACACCACGCTGAAGCAA CTCTGCAGCAAGGCGCTGGAGGACGGCTGGACCAG GTTTAAGGTAAAAGTTGGTGCTGATCTCCAGGATGACATCCGTAGATGCCGACTCATCAGAAACATGATCGGCCCTGAGAAGACGCTG ATGATGGATGCCAACCAGCGCTGGGATGTGCCCGAGGCCGTGGAGTGGGTGGCGAAGCTGGCGGAGTTCAAGCCCCTGTGGATTGAGGAGCCCACCTCCCCTGATGACATTCTGGGGCATGCCACCATTTCCAAG TGCCACAATAGAGTGATATTTAAGCAACTCCTACAGGCAAAAGCCCTGCAGTTTCTCCAGATCGACAGCTGCAGGCTGGGGAGTGTAAACGAGAACCTCTCAGTGCTGCTGATGGCCAAAAAGTTTGACA TTCCTGTGTGCCCGCATGCTGGTGGAGTTGGCCTCTGTGAACTGGTGCAGCACCTGATTATATTTGACTTCATATCAGTCTCTGCAAGCCTCAAAGACAG GATGTGTGAATACGTCGACCACCTTCACGAGCACTTCAAGTACCCCGTGATAATCAAGAAGGCTTCCTACATGCCTCCTAAG GATGCTGGTTATTcaacagaaatgaaggaggaaTCTGTAAAGAAACACCAGTATCCAGATGGCGAAGTTTGGGAGAAGCTCCTTGCTGCTCAAGGGAATTAG
- the ENOSF1 gene encoding mitochondrial enolase superfamily member 1 isoform X3, giving the protein MRKMDSRATESPSLWGKALKLIGPEKGVVHLATSAVLNAVWDLWAKQEGKPLWKLLVDMDPRKLVSCLDFRYITDVLTEEEAYEILQKGQVGKKEREEQMLAHGYPAYTTSCAWLGYSDTTLKQLCSKALEDGWTRFKVKVGADLQDDIRRCRLIRNMIGPEKTLMMDANQRWDVPEAVEWVAKLAEFKPLWIEEPTSPDDILGHATISKALVPLGIGVATGEQCHNRVIFKQLLQAKALQFLQIDSCRLGSVNENLSVLLMAKKFDIPVCPHAGGVGLCELVQHLIIFDFISVSASLKDRMCEYVDHLHEHFKYPVIIKKASYMPPKDAGYSTEMKEESVKKHQYPDGEVWEKLLAAQGN; this is encoded by the exons ATGCGGAAGATGGACTCAAGGGCTACGGAATCACCTTCACTCTGGGGAAAGGCACTGAAGTTG ATCGGTCCCGAGAAGGGTGTGGTGCATCTGGCCACGTCGGCCGTTCTCAATGCCGTGTGGGACCTGTGGGCCAAGCAGGAGGGAAAG CCTCTGTGGAAGTTACTTGTTGACATG GACCCCAGGAAGCTGGTATCCTGCCTAGATTTTAGGTACATCACTGACGTCCTGACAGAGGAGGAAGCCTATG aaatcCTGCAGAAAGGTCAAGTTGGGAAAAAAGAGCGAG AAGAGCAAATGCTGGCGCACGGCTACCCCGCCTACACCACGTCGTGTGCCTGGCTGGGCTACTCGGACACCACGCTGAAGCAA CTCTGCAGCAAGGCGCTGGAGGACGGCTGGACCAG GTTTAAGGTAAAAGTTGGTGCTGATCTCCAGGATGACATCCGTAGATGCCGACTCATCAGAAACATGATCGGCCCTGAGAAGACGCTG ATGATGGATGCCAACCAGCGCTGGGATGTGCCCGAGGCCGTGGAGTGGGTGGCGAAGCTGGCGGAGTTCAAGCCCCTGTGGATTGAGGAGCCCACCTCCCCTGATGACATTCTGGGGCATGCCACCATTTCCAAG GCACTGGTCCCCCTGGGAATTGGCGTTGCCACCGGAGAACAG TGCCACAATAGAGTGATATTTAAGCAACTCCTACAGGCAAAAGCCCTGCAGTTTCTCCAGATCGACAGCTGCAGGCTGGGGAGTGTAAACGAGAACCTCTCAGTGCTGCTGATGGCCAAAAAGTTTGACA TTCCTGTGTGCCCGCATGCTGGTGGAGTTGGCCTCTGTGAACTGGTGCAGCACCTGATTATATTTGACTTCATATCAGTCTCTGCAAGCCTCAAAGACAG GATGTGTGAATACGTCGACCACCTTCACGAGCACTTCAAGTACCCCGTGATAATCAAGAAGGCTTCCTACATGCCTCCTAAG GATGCTGGTTATTcaacagaaatgaaggaggaaTCTGTAAAGAAACACCAGTATCCAGATGGCGAAGTTTGGGAGAAGCTCCTTGCTGCTCAAGGGAATTAG